AGTGATATCTGGGGACCCGCACGCATCAAGAATATTAATGGGGCTAGGTGGTTTGTTACATTCATAGATGATCACACAAGAATTACTTGGACCTTTCTTATGAAGGAAAAATCAGAAACATCCATGATCTTCCAAACCTTTCACTCCATGATATCCACCCAATTCCAGAGCAAGATCAAAGTTCTTAAGACTGATAATGCTAAGGATTACTTCAACTCTGTCCTTGGATCTTATTTTTCCAAACACGGCATCATTCACATAAGTTCTTGTGTGGATACcccacaacaaaatggagtagcagAAAGGAAAAATAGACACTTACTCGAAGTTGCCCGTGCGATCATGTTCACCAACAATGTCCCTAAATATTTATGGGGAGAGGCCATCCTTACTTCTAGGTACCTCATCAATAGGATGCCAAGCCGGGTCTTAAAATTTCAAACTCCTCGTAAGACACTCCTCAATGCTTATCCTCACATTCAGTCCTTCAGATCTACCACTCAAAGTTTTTGGATGTTCTTCCTTTGTTCACATTCACCAACATCATCGCACTAAATTCGATCCAAGATCTCTAAAATGTATATTTATTGGATACTCCTCCAACCAAAAAGGTTACAAGTGTTACTCTCCAATCACTCGAAGAGTATACAACACCATGAATGTAACATTCTTTGAACATCAGCCCTACTTCTCCAAATCCAACTTCCAAGGGGAAACCCAAACTTCGGATCCTTTTCTAGATATCAATGATCTACCAGCCCAACAAATACCCGATCTTGTGTATCTGCCCGAGCCTGGAATTGTTCCAACCTTGACTGCCCCTACTACTGAAACTGATCCACTTGATTTAAAACAACCACAAGTCGAAACTCACAACTCCGAACTACGTGTCTATAGAAGGAGAAAATCCATCGAGCATATACAGGACATCATTCCAACTCAGAATTCTCAGTCACCAGCACCAGACTCTCCTGCCCATGATGATTATATGACTGATGATTTAGATCAGCCAATCGCCCACCGGAAAGGTGTTAGAGGGTGCACTAATCATCCTATTGAGAAGCATGTTGCATATGGGAAGCTGCTACCTACATACAGAACATTTATTTCAACTCTTGATAGCATACAAACGCCGAATTCTGTACAAGAAGCTCTAAGGATTCCAGCATGGAAGAAGGCAGTTGAAGAGGAGTTTAAGACtttggaaatgaacaatacatGGACTCTTGTAGAACTGCCACATGGCAAGAATCCCGTTGGTTGTAAGTGGGTATTCACAGTAAAATACAAAGCTGATGGCAGTGTTGAAAGATTCAAGGCTAGACTTGTGGCCAAAGGTTTCACTCAGTCATATGGGATTGACTACCAGGAGACATTTGCTCCAGTTGCCAAACTCAACACAGTTCGAGTTTTACTCTCTCTCGCAGTGAATCTGGATTGGCCTCTTCACCAACTTGATGTAAAAAATGCCTTCCTGAATGGGGATTTAGAAGAAGAAGTTTATATGACCATCCCTCCAGGAATGGAAACCAAGCCAAACAGCAGGTTAGTATGTAAACTTAAAAAGTCTTTGTATGGCCTGAAGCAGTCACCCCGAGCTTGGTTTGATAGGTTTGCTAAGGTTGTGATCGCTAATGAATATCACCAGTGTCAGGCCGATCATACATTGTTCGTAAAAGGCAAACCAGGAGGGAAAATTGCAATTCTCatagtatatgttgatgatatcatactGACAGGAGATGACTCAGAGGAAATTATCAGTCTCAAAAATATGTTGGCAGCGGAGTTTGATATCAAGGACCTTGGGAACATGAAGTATTTTCTAGGAATGGAAGTGGCTCGGTCCAAAGAAGGAATTATAATATCCCAGAGAAAATATATACTAGACTTGTTGACCGAAACAGGTTTACTTGGATGCAAACCTGTTGACACACCTATGGATCCAAATAAGAAGATGATCAGAAATGCGGACAGCAGCCTTGTGGATAAAGGAAGGTATCAGAGACTAGTTGGTAAGCTCATCTATCTATCTCATACTAGACCTGACATTGCGTACTCGGTCAGTGTAGTCAGTCAACACATGAACAATCCAAATGAGGATCAAATGGAAGCAGTGATTCGAATTTTGAAATACCTGAAGATGACTCCAGGACACGGTCTTCTATTTAGAAAGTTTAAAAATCGGGATGTGGAAATCTACACTGATGCAAGTTGGGCAGGAGAACTAACAGATAGAAGATCAATCACTGGTTATTGTTCATATGTTTGGGGTAACCTAGTGACATGGAGAAGCAAAAAGCAAGCTATTATTTCTCGCAGTAGTGCTGAATCAGAATACCGTGCCTTGGCATTAGGAATTTGTGAAGGAATGTGGCTTCAAAGGCTGTTAAAAGAGCTCACGGTTCAGATACAAGACAAAGTAAAGATGTTTTGTGATAGTCAAGCTGCCATCAGTAAAGCCAAGAATCCTGTTCATCatgacagaactaaacatattgagATTGATAGACATTTCATATCAGAGAAGGTGAACAATGGAATTGTTCAACTCAGTTATGTCCCAACACAACAGCAGCTTGCAGATATTCTCACCAAAGCTCTTCCAAGAACTGCTTTCAATGAATTAAACTCCAAGCTTGGTTTGCATAACATATACAACCCAGCTTGAGGGGGAGTGTGGAAGAATAATAGTTATTATTCAGATTTGATTAGATTTAGAGATTTGATTAGATTTAAGTTAGGATTTGATTAGATTTTAGTTATTCTGTTTCCTTagtttgttattttgtttccttgcttgatgatatCCCATCAACTATAAATTGGACTGTATATTGTTATTGggaaaataataagaaaaaagGATCTTTATTCCTACAAATATTGTTATAATAGATACATTAAGATAGTAGTAAACTGAAGCTCTCAGTGTCTAAAAAACACCATAACGTTCGTAGAGTGAGAGAGAGAGATAGCAACCTGAAAAAACTTCTTCAAACCCATTCGCTCTAGAGCCTCAACCATCAAGACTTGATACAACAGCACATGGAATGCGAGATGTAGCTATAGCATCTAACCACTCTTTTAGCCCTTCAATTGGTACTGAGAGCTACAGAAAACATTGCAATATTAGTTACTGCAACATAGGAAAACAAAATTCACATGACATTTTACTGAAAAATCTTACTTCCACAAGCTTGTGATAGTACAACTCCGAGAGTCTCAACTTCAGTCTATCCAAATCAGCCTCGGCCATGCCCCAAAGCAAAACCTAAAATTATGTCAGACATCAAAACATATGCTACAAAGCTAAAAAGTCAAAATGTGTGAAGCTTATAGAGGGTTAAGCTTGATGTCGATGATACATCCCAAAAAATGGAAACATggtattattattttatccatAAAAAAGTCTCCGATATACATATACAAACTGCAAAAAACTTCTTCAATTTCCAGTCCACCAAGCaaacaaggataggatattagGCAGTTAGGTTCATGAACTTTTAGAAGAAGTGGATGCAACTTGAAAGTATGTAAAACCACCAGGGATTCCCAAACCTTGCGCAGAACATGATCAGCACCTGCATAATGCAAAACTCTTTGCACACTATCATCTCTAGGAATTTCCTTTCCTGCACAATAACCCACCCATACCATCAACCCAATTTCGAGGAATCTCAAGCGTATGACAAGTCTCTGCTTCCTAGCTATGCTACAGAGTACAGACAGAAGTGGTCAATCTATGCAAGTGACTAAGATAAAATATCGAGGCCACAAAAAATAGTCTCTATGACAATAATGCGAATATTTTATCTGCTCTAGTGCAAAGACCATTTTTTATGCATGTACCTTGAAATGAAACCTTGGGATGCAAAAACATTGAGGGAACTTCTCAATTCATTTGTTTATGAATTCCAGAATAAAGAAAAGAAATTTAGATTGAGTATACTAAATCAATTTTTGATAGTGCAGATATATAAGTATCTTACTATGTTAGTTGGTCTCAACTATTGTAACCAATACTCAAACACAAGGGTATCATTATTTTTTTCGGAACAAGTAACTTACCTTCCTCAGACGCAAGTTTTTCCCAGGCATCCAACTTCAAAGCTCTAGCATTTGCATGTAATACAAGATTTGTTAATTAGAAGGCCAGACTACATTGATACAGAAGAATTGTTTGGGCATTGAGCAATCAGAACACAAGGATAATATGATTATCTAATAAAAACACGGCCATTTCGTCTattagttattttattttacaagTTGAGGTTTCATTTTTGTGATATTGAAGGGCACAACCATATGGTGGAGAAGCAGTTACATTCTATCAGGAACAGCTAATTTGAAAGGAAAATCGTAAAAGAGAAGCCTAGCGTAAGCAATTTGATAAAAGGCAACGCGTCCTGTTAAGACAATAATTTAAACGACGACAATGCTAGTTCCTTGAAAGGCACATGCAAAAGTTTTCATATAAAGTTAGAATTTAGAAGAACAATCAAAGAGATAATCCGCTGGAAAGTGAAACACTGGTGAAAACCAGCAATCCACAATGGTTCAGTATCAATCTCCTTCAGCTTTAAACATCCTCCAAGTTTATGTAAAAGAGTAGTTTAAACAGTACAGGCGTAGATTCAGCAATCAGCAGTCAAAAACATGAATATATTTCCCCATATGCAATGGGCTATAATTACTGTTTTAGTATCTGGCGCTGTTGTCACAAGAAAAAGGAGGTGATTGTTGAATGAACCTGAAAATACAACTTTTAGGAATTATATACACTTGAAAgtaactttttaaaaaaatggcaTAAGTACAGTTCTGTACTTGAATGAACATGAAAACAACAAGTAGTCAGCACTCTGATACCTTAAACAAGCTAAATTCTTTCCAAACCAAAGCAAGTCATCCAAACTTACTACACTAGTTCCCTATGTAAGAAAAATGACACATGTTAAAAGAAATACCGTGTTGTAATTGGCGACGGACAAACGTGCTCAACTTTAGAAACTTGAGATACATACACGTTTCTTCTTCTCTCGGCTCCCGATACACTCATCGATACACTCATCGATGGTATGAAAAAACGATTATAAATAGAAAGATTGAAGTCCCTAAACATACACacctcataaaaaaatatacacCAGTCTATCGAGAGAGCGTGGAATGCTTAGAATCGAGTGTTTAGAAGGCTTTAACCGAGAGTAAAAGCACATAAatcaaaaattttcaaaaatctcTAACACCCTAGAGATAAGAATAAAAACCCACCAAAAAATACAGAAGAAGAGCAATAAACTATAAATGACACAAACCTAGCATgaagacaaaataaataaacataaaaaataacagAGAAAACGGAAGAATAAAAAGAGCACCTCTtccatgaatttttttttgggcGGGCTCGAAAACCCATGGAGCGACCCATTATCATTCGACCCAAAAACGTTTCTTGCAAACATAGTACTATCTCCATGCTCTGAGTTTGAGCGGTTCAATCTCTCTTCAGACAGATTTTGAAGAGTTGATAAGGCGATAAATAAACTtctaaaaaaaaagagagaacaaTATTAATAAGAAAAAATTTATGGGCAGAAGAGAACCAATAATCCGAGTGTAGCTGGTAAACGAGGGTGAAACAGCGTCGGAGAGAGAGGAGGAAGAGGGGAACGTGCAAAGCTCAGAGCATTCTCCATTTTACCAGACACGAGCTACGGCGAGAGTCGTGTTAAAAAGGAGATATTAGTTTGCGGGATGGGCTTCATTCTTTCTTTGTTGGGCCTTTTTTTATTAATTGGGCCTTTTATGTTTTTTGTATGGACCGGAAATTCAATAGTCCCTACACTTCTTTATTAATTAACTAGGCCTTCAATGGCTCGAATTGATTAGATTTCCATCATTTGTTATTCAATTATATGATATAATTTATCTGACCAAATTATGTGAGCATACTGTTTATTTTAGAGTTTCGTGGGGAGTCGGACGACCATGGCAGCGCAAGTAAGTCGAATTCAAGTCAGAATTGGCAAATTTTCATGATTATATGCTAAAGAAATTTAAAGTGCACTAAGTTTTGAAGATTTGATAATAATTTGGCTCTTCATATATGACAAATCCTAATGCTTCAAATTAATGAGATAGTAGTAATTTATAAGAGGACAAAGTAGCCATTCTTGAAAATTACAAGCAAGACAATAGATTTTTTCATGTCTAACATTATATACCGCCAACCAACCGGCTATTTTTGGCCGATGCTCAATACATTGAGACATGGTACGACCGAAACAAAACCAAAATTTTACATCCCAATAAACAAGAATCCCGACTGAGCTGAACCTGGCAAAAACCCTTTGAAATTCATCGAACATAGCGGAAAATGGATCGACTCGGAGCATAAAAGATATTTACCATAGCCAAAATGACTTGCCTCCGATTTATTAGCAATAGCTAACTTTCTAACCCAGAGTTTTGAGTCTTTAGTTTTCAGGCTGACTTAGCCAAGGTCGCGCTTGAAACCTGGTTCAAGAGAGGAAGGTCCACATTAATATTGACATTTGCAATCATTTGTAAAGCATGAAATTCTTATACAGCAGATCTGTTACCAATCCATCCAGTCTAGATCATCCTCTATCACATGAGATGGATAGTAAGCAACCATGATCATCAAATACTTGACTACATCAACGATGTTGTGAATAGAAATGTGAAAGAAATGGTAGGAAAAGAGGCATACAAATCTTCTGAATCAAAGCTCCCATATTTCTCAGATCCTATCGATCCCGACCCTCCAGAGCTATCAGAGTCATAGTACATCTCAGAGTTCATGTAGTTCTATAACCAAACAAAAAATCCTTCGATCAATAGACATAATAAAATTAGAGACGAAGTTAAGATAAAAATGGAGGAAAATGATCTGACCGGATCATATTTCCCAACCTCGGCCGAATCCGCTTCATCATCCACCTACAAAAATGAGAATGACAAATGAAAGACTCATACCATGACctcaatataaaaaaaaagttgtCCCTTTTCAATTATTAACAActgtttattattatattaagaaAATGCAACCCTCCCCTCGTATACTGTCTGTCTTAAAACTTAtacatgaaaatatattttcatcCACTTCCGTAGAGTTTTTCCCATTATATACTTGATGATCAGAGTATAGTCATTAACTTGAATTTTAGAAAGCCGTAACTAAAATTGATACACTACCACTTGTATCTCGCTTTCCTCCAAGATCAAAAGTTTGACATAATCCGAGTTTAGTTTATCAGCCACAAGAACAAAAGGTTCCCTCTCCTGCAAAACCAACAAATCAAATGTAATCAAATATATTAGTTGTCATTAATGAATAAAATTTGATGTACCAAAAGGACATACGCGCACAAATCTAGTACCTTTTTTGTCATTTTTGTCCATTTCTCATATCCTTTCTTGTGTATTTCAACTTTGTTTCCCTCCTCGAAATCTTTCATAAATTCATCCCTATAGTTTTAAATATATGGTGTAGAGATGTCATTTTATCCATGCGAGCTAACAATTAGATCAATCGAGAAGGATAAATGAACTGATGTACAATGCAAAAGACACCACCTTGTATCTGAGTTAAATGTATCCCCAACCTATCACATTTCTTTGAATCAGCAAAGGTATACACAGACAGGTGCGCACAGACGGTTTCAGCAAAAGTATCACAGACACGTGCGCACATACGGTTTCAGCAATCAGGGGCAAACACAAAGATAAGGTCAAAAAAGGCGAAACCGGGCACCACGGGGGCTGTTCGAGGTACTTGGGGAAGTAAAACATagatttcaaaaaaataaagctGAGTTTTCAATTTTGTTCATTTAATGGAGGTGATCGCCACTCGATCCACCCATATCTTGAACCTAGCATACATATTGTCAATCACATTGTGATGGAAATTTCACAACCACCAACAAGAAAATTTCACTACACTGTGTCCCTCACGTAGTAAGAAAGCGCACAGGACAAATCTAGTCAAGTGAAAATAAGAGCAACTGTACTTAAAGTTACgttttttttatatcaatttCTGAAAGTTTTATCTTTCTACATACTAGGAATTAGGACAACATTATTACACATAATAAGCAAACTTAGTTCAGATCATACGTTCTCATAAAGAATCGCCCAAAATACTATCACACAAGCCATGGCACTGGCACCCCTACAGTTTGAGCTAAGGGCAGCTTAGAATGTTATTCTCACAAGTGAGAACAAGAACCTAATTAACGCAACAAGATGACATATATCGAGGAaaacacatacatgaaaaaatgaAAAGCTGATCTGGGTTGATCTTGAATCCTCTGCCCCATAAACTCTACATCCTCACAGCTACTTTTCAGTTTCTTCGTCACATTTTTCTTGATTCCACAGTCATGCATGTCAGCCAAAGCAATAGCAACGGAAAGGCCACAATTTTCACTGCGTGTTATATCATATTTCCACACACGTAAACTTTCTCCATGCACAAATACATTCAAACCACAGTccaatttatttgatttttaaagtTAGGAGAATACTGAGAAAAAAAGAAACCGACCACTTTAGGAAAGCGCTGCCGTCTGCGCCACGGCGAATTCCATATACCCTTTTTCTGGGGTGCGCCATTGAAAGTGAAAAGTATAGTTTCAAAGATCCTGTAGCTTTTATGTGTTGTTCATAAATGGCGCCCCATTTTGGGATAAATTACTTATAGGCGGGATGAAATTTGTCTCCGCTGTGAAGGATGCTAATATGCGCTTCGGCGTAGGCTATTCGCAAGTCATGTTTGCGTTTTAGTTTTAGTTATATACTAATATTACAttttgttttatgttttttttaaaaaaaaaaattcaacacacacgttttatttttatttttttttatttcaacaattcaaatatcaattcagTCTTTCTATAATTTATCGAATTTCATTTTAGTCCatcaataatgataaaaaaaaccgTACACACATACATCACgtaactagtatatatataagatTTTACATGTTTACTAGATAATTAACTAAATCGAAAACTTTTCAAGAACGTAAAAAGTATTGTGCGCTTTAATTTTAAAGAATGAAAAAGCGCATCGGAGCTGTCAGAACGTATAGTCGTGCTTTATAATTTGGACAGACGCGTGTCGTGGTGCTGTTGCCTTCTTCACAAAAAGCTCTACCATGAGGCAAACTAAATGTCTAAAATAGTCTTTCATGAAGGACGAATCCAATTTGGTGAAGGGGGTGTTTCGGGGATTCGAGTGGAATTGACATGAAAAGAGAGGATGATGTAATACGAATGGGGGCCAAACAAAGGAATTAATTCGATAAAGAGAGCAAAATCAGTTGCTTAATTTATCATAAACTCTGTTGCCTTTAATCCTGTCAATTGTCAAATCAGCTAGCACAGTTCCAAATAAATTGCAAGtgcttgtttatttgattttgtaCAATTTTACACACTTTATGAATGGGTTtacttttcttattattaaagtTGGTGTGATTTAATTTATACAGATGGATAAGATCACAGAACAATATACCCATGTTTTATTAAAAACAATACTCCAAATCTTCATTCTTTATTCAATATGCTaatctttattttgaaataagaaagCATAAGTGCACTAATATGAGATATTAAATGTGAGATCACTGGGGATTATTGCTTAAAGAAAAGGCACTCCAAACTCATAAAAGGGTTGATATGATCACACAATGCCTGATAGAATCAAAACAAACAATGTAAAAGGCCAACAATTAATACCAATCGACTGTAATCGAATCTGAATCACCTACACATTCAAGCTGGCTGAGTTCTCTTCTTGGTTTTCTTAATGGAAAGTGGCACTTGAATGAAACCAAACTTCTTCCTTTGCACGACGTATGACTTTTCCAAGTTCCCGTCTCCTGTCGTTTCACCTGGATGTAAAATGAGTCGACTTTGCTCCCGCAACATATGGCTCAAAGAAGCATGCTCCCTTCCGATATGAGTCTCCACATGGTTTCCTACAATTATATTATCCTGCAACATTACTCTCCTCCCTAATATGTCACCCATTGAAGTAGTTCCATTGGACCCATTCTCGTGTCTAGCCTGGGTATTCCTATGACCCGAGTTACGCGAATTTCTGAACTTAAACTTTGAGTGACGACTTTCTTCCACCGAGCCCTCTACACGGTTGCCTAAATCCAGCGCTCGGGACAGCTTGTTTTCTTGTTTCGTTTCCTTTAATTTCTCCGATACTGTCATTCCAGACTGATTATCAGCTCCATTCTTTCTTTGAGTTGTGTTTGAATCAATGAATTTAGTCTTGCATATATCCTGATCGACTTGTTGCGCTTTTTGAGTAAGCAAACGATACTCTTCACACGACAGGGTGATCCTATTAGTGTGATCCAACGCATCTGATGAATTCTCGGTGTTTTTTTCATAAATTGCAATGGCTTCAATCGCTTTAGCAGCTTCCTCCATTTTCTTGGCTGCATTTAGCCTCATCTCTGCCATTTTTATACTGTTTTTTGTACGTTCTATCTCTGCCATTGCCTTCATGACTTCATACCTCGAAGCTTCTGTCATTTTCTTGAACTGCTCGGTTTCGAAGTCGACCCGCTTCGGTTCCGTAGCAGTATGGGTGTAATTCTCCAACGTGTTTCTGCTAAACAAGGCTCCTTCCGAATCGGGCACCTGAATTTTAACCGTTCTCTCGAGTAAACTCTTGTCTTTCCTCATTTTCTTGTTCAAAGACTCTACGGATTCTTGAATCAGAGCAAGATCGATAGATGTTTTGTTTAGGTTCAGTTTAGCTCGATCTAACTCCAAAAACATGGAACCAGTTGACCGCTGAGGAGACGGACTTAGATTTTCATTTGCATAATGAATCACATTTCTTGACAAATTCAGATCAGGGCTGGCAAAAAATGAAGACAATTCAGGCATAAAATTAAGTTTTAAACCTGAGACGAATCTTTTCGCTGCTTCGAGCTGTTTTAAGACATCGAGTGTTTCTTGTTCTTTGATTATCAGATCTTTCTCCAGCTGCGCTGCTTGTTCCCCGATGATATTCACGTCAAAGTCCTCGGAGTCATGCTGCAAACAACCTTTATAATCTTTAGCCATAATAAGTgtttaaaaaacaaaacaaaataaaacaaaataatcGAACGgtgaaacttaaaaataaattatacaaTATTACAAACAGAtgctaatttttaattaaattatcaaaaaacCATGAAGCAAGTCAAACAAGCTAAAAATTATTCCCTCTAACATAAATAATGAGgtcattataaaaaaaaaacaaacatggGATCATCAAAATGTATTAACTAACAGGATCGGCAGCTAAACGGAGCAGATGATTCGGTATCCATGGACCGCTGCCGCCGAATCGGTCCACCGCCTCCTTCACCGACTCGAACGGCGGAGAAGTGTCAATCTCCACACGTGGGTTCACAATCTTTTTCGTTTCGGTCAATGCTGCAGATTCCGAAGTTTCCTCCATAACTCGAGAAAAAGTTTTTGGTCTCTAAGTTTCAGTGTGAAATTATCTCGGGATTCAGAATGTTATGCATTTATAGAGATATATCCTTGATTTTGGTTTGGAAACTGAAATTACCAAAGTGATCAGTATCAGAATTCAAGAAATGGGTCGTGTGAAGGTGGCTGTAATGATGATGTTTGGAGGGTAAAAGAAGATGGAAAAAAAAGGAATGGTGTAAAGTTATATACAACTTAGCTTCATGCTGCAGTAAAGAGAGAACTAGAGCGAACACAAGCTGTGTGACAACATGTGCACGCAGTTCATACTTCTTATTTAAATCGTagataaatatttcttaaatgTATACTATACGTAGCCTCGGAAACGAATCAAATTCAAGTATACTGTATACATGTCTGAAAATATTGAATTATCGTTTGGGCTCGAAGTTGGAGGAATGAGCAAACAAGGAATATGAAAAGGACTACGCTTATAAAGGAAATTAAAGGAAGCAAGTTTTTTACTTCGTCGAGTGAATTAAACAAAGCTGTGAGAAAATTTTGTACCGAAAGCATGCACGCTGC
This Primulina eburnea isolate SZY01 chromosome 2, ASM2296580v1, whole genome shotgun sequence DNA region includes the following protein-coding sequences:
- the LOC140823992 gene encoding WEB family protein At2g40480-like, translating into MEETSESAALTETKKIVNPRVEIDTSPPFESVKEAVDRFGGSGPWIPNHLLRLAADPHDSEDFDVNIIGEQAAQLEKDLIIKEQETLDVLKQLEAAKRFVSGLKLNFMPELSSFFASPDLNLSRNVIHYANENLSPSPQRSTGSMFLELDRAKLNLNKTSIDLALIQESVESLNKKMRKDKSLLERTVKIQVPDSEGALFSRNTLENYTHTATEPKRVDFETEQFKKMTEASRYEVMKAMAEIERTKNSIKMAEMRLNAAKKMEEAAKAIEAIAIYEKNTENSSDALDHTNRITLSCEEYRLLTQKAQQVDQDICKTKFIDSNTTQRKNGADNQSGMTVSEKLKETKQENKLSRALDLGNRVEGSVEESRHSKFKFRNSRNSGHRNTQARHENGSNGTTSMGDILGRRVMLQDNIIVGNHVETHIGREHASLSHMLREQSRLILHPGETTGDGNLEKSYVVQRKKFGFIQVPLSIKKTKKRTQPKWGAIYEQHIKATGSLKLYFSLSMAHPRKRVYGIRRGADGSAFLKCENCGLSVAIALADMHDCGIKKNVTKKLKSSCEDVEFMGQRIQDQPRSAFHFFMDEFMKDFEEGNKVEIHKKGYEKWTKMTKKEREPFVLVADKLNSDYVKLLILEESEIQVVDDEADSAEVGKYDPNYMNSEMYYDSDSSGGSGSIGSEKYGSFDSEDLFQARPWLSQPEN